A part of Entelurus aequoreus isolate RoL-2023_Sb linkage group LG03, RoL_Eaeq_v1.1, whole genome shotgun sequence genomic DNA contains:
- the gpr37a gene encoding prosaposin receptor GPR37 produces the protein MVPLLARLACVWICATAAAAPDIDEKDPRWHAFAAGNNAATSRVLPPDAPSLVRKSARRHPRLHLPFSVMTQEQDVNASEYDEDYTPPGFTDEPPFVPGTPRSRLRPVRNPFYPLSAEAYGAYALLVSAVVIFCAGVLGNMSLMCMVCHNYSMRNISHSLLANMALWDFMVLFFCLPLVVFHGLSKDWLLGDLSCKVIPYLEVASLGVTTFTLCALCIDRFRAATNVRTYYEMTDNWASTAAKLAVIWVGAMLLALPELLIRQLETEAEEPAQAAAPLERCVVRVSTRLPDTLYVLGLTYAGARLWWFFGCYFCLPTLFTICSSLATAHKIRGAEREGGRGTKKQIRLESQMNCAVVALAILYGFCTIPENVCNIVGAYMAAGVPRGTLDVLHLLSQLLLFCKSAAAPLLIFCLCRPFGRAFLDCCCCCLVECEREASTDAGPTHDQLELSACDATAATGGEASITC, from the exons ATGGTTCCGCTTCTTGCCCGGCTGGCGTGCGTGTGGATCTGcgccaccgccgccgccgccccGGACATAGACGAGAAGGACCCGAGATGGCACGCGTTCGCAGCGGGGAACAACGCCGCGACTTCCCGGGTGCTGCCACCGGACGCGCCGAGCCTGGTGCGTAAAAGCGCGCGTCGGCATCCGAGACTTCATCTCCCGTTCTCGGTCATGACGCAGGAACAAGACGTGAACGCCAGCGAGTACGACGAGGACTACACGCCGCCCGGCTTCACCGACGAGCCGCCCTTCGTCCCGGGGACGCCTCGCAGCAGACTCCGGCCGGTGAGGAACCCTTTCTACCCGCTGAGCGCGGAGGCGTACGGAGCCTACGCGCTGCTGGTGTCCGCCGTGGTGATCTTCTGCGCGGGCGTCCTGGGCAACATGTCGCTGATGTGCATGGTGTGTCACAACTACTCCATGAGGAACATCTCGCACTCCCTGCTGGCCAACATGGCGCTCTGGGACTTCATGGTCCTCTTCTTCTGCCTGCCCCTGGTCGTCTTCCACGGCCTCAGCAAAGACTGGCTGCTGGGGGACTTGTCCTGCAAGGTCATCCCCTACCTGGAG GTGGCGTCCCTCGGGGTCACGACCTTCACGCTGTGCGCCCTGTGCATCGACCGCTTCCGCGCCGCCACCAACGTGCGCACGTACTACGAGATGACGGACAACTGGGCGTCCACCGCCGCCAAGCTGGCCGTCATCTGGGTGGGCGCCATGCTGCTGGCGCTGCCCGAGCTGCTGATCCGCCAGCTGGAGACGGAGGCGGAGGAGCCGGCGCAGGCGGCGGCACCGCTGGAGCGCTGCGTGGTGCGCGTGTCCACGCGTCTGCCGGACACGCTGTACGTGCTGGGCCTGACGTACGCCGGCGCCCGTCTCTGGTGGTTCTTCGGCTGCTACTTCTGCCTGCCCACGCTCTTCACCATCTGCAGCTCGCTGGCCACCGCCCACAAGATCCGCGGCGCCGAGCGGGAGGGCGGGCGCGGCACCAAGAAGCAGATCCGCCTGGAGAGCCAGATGAACTGCGCGGTGGTGGCGCTGGCCATCCTCTACGGCTTCTGCACCATCCCGGAGAACGTGTGCAACATCGTGGGCGCCTACATGGCGGCCGGCGTGCCCCGCGGGACCCTGGACGTCCTGCACCTGCTGAGTCAGCTTCTTCTCTTCTGCAAGTCGGCCGCCGCGCCGCTTCTGATCTTCTGCCTGTGCCGCCCCTTCGGCCGCGCCTTCCtcgactgctgctgctgctgcttagTCGAGTGCGAGCGCGAGGCGTCTACGGACGCCGGCCCCACCCACGACCAGCTGGAGCTGTCCGCCTGTGACGCCACCGCCGCCACCGGCGGGGAGGCGTCCATCACCTGCTGA